A window of the Pseudomonas fluorescens genome harbors these coding sequences:
- a CDS encoding EAL domain-containing protein, with amino-acid sequence MVATRETLRSWFYRPWFLAMIAAVLSASLLITGGLFVAMRQVEQSESQEMNAQGERFLARLEQLFGQLRESLDDLEAQPLRSCDDEMIATLQQVTFNYRFVYEAAYMDASRICSNRPRQEGLSVIRPPDIKGPTYSYWLNTTTEPDENRAALMLGRGNFRVATSRGHLTDMVDLSPGSSLLVVLDHGSRAIPVLGVPQAWPPTEPWPPKTPDALQVTQSHLIYRMPTDNPEYQLVLISPRTGMHIPELWWWMVPFCLVLGALVGVLVFWIVRQRQSLDVELHGAIRRGELQVLYQPIFDLDSRNCVGAEALLRWRRPDGTLTSPDLFIPMAENTGQIRQMTDFVLQRLLEQLGQLLRANPQLYISVNLAACDVMVPRIGQVMARLLTLHRVAARQIAFEVTERGLIDVVVARENLQALRDVGHQVLIDDFGTGYCSLAYLQTLPVDCLKIDKAFIDALGHDAASSGVAPHIIHMAQALDLKVIAEGIEYESQAELLSSEGVKFGQGWLFAHALSAVQFIELITRGRRLAGRRLDDEA; translated from the coding sequence ATGGTTGCTACCCGAGAGACGCTGCGTAGCTGGTTTTATCGCCCCTGGTTTCTGGCGATGATCGCGGCTGTCCTCAGTGCGAGCCTGCTGATCACCGGTGGACTGTTCGTGGCCATGCGCCAGGTCGAGCAAAGCGAAAGCCAGGAAATGAATGCTCAGGGCGAGAGGTTCCTGGCGCGTCTGGAACAACTGTTCGGCCAGTTGCGCGAAAGCCTCGACGACCTCGAAGCCCAACCCTTGCGCAGCTGCGACGACGAGATGATCGCCACGTTGCAGCAAGTGACGTTCAACTATCGCTTCGTCTACGAAGCCGCCTACATGGACGCCTCGCGGATCTGCTCCAACCGTCCGCGCCAGGAAGGCCTGTCGGTGATCCGTCCTCCGGACATCAAAGGTCCGACCTACAGCTACTGGCTGAACACCACCACCGAACCCGATGAAAACCGCGCAGCGCTGATGCTCGGGCGCGGAAACTTTCGCGTGGCCACCTCACGCGGGCACCTGACCGACATGGTCGACCTGTCGCCCGGCAGCAGTCTGTTGGTGGTGCTGGATCACGGGTCCCGCGCAATTCCGGTGCTCGGCGTTCCACAGGCCTGGCCGCCCACCGAGCCTTGGCCGCCGAAAACTCCGGATGCGCTGCAAGTCACCCAGTCGCACCTCATCTACCGCATGCCCACCGACAACCCGGAATACCAACTGGTGCTGATCAGCCCCCGCACGGGCATGCACATTCCGGAGCTGTGGTGGTGGATGGTGCCGTTCTGTCTGGTACTCGGTGCGTTGGTCGGGGTCCTGGTGTTCTGGATCGTCCGCCAGCGCCAGTCGCTGGACGTCGAGTTGCACGGCGCGATTCGTCGGGGCGAATTGCAGGTGCTCTATCAACCGATCTTCGATCTCGACAGCCGCAACTGCGTCGGCGCCGAAGCGCTGCTGCGCTGGCGCCGACCGGACGGCACACTGACCAGTCCCGACCTATTCATCCCGATGGCCGAAAACACCGGGCAGATTCGCCAGATGACCGACTTCGTCCTGCAACGTTTGCTCGAGCAGTTGGGCCAGTTGCTGCGAGCCAACCCGCAGCTGTACATCTCGGTGAACCTGGCCGCCTGCGACGTGATGGTGCCGCGCATCGGCCAGGTCATGGCGCGGCTGCTGACCCTGCATCGGGTGGCGGCGCGGCAGATTGCTTTCGAGGTGACCGAACGCGGCCTGATCGATGTGGTGGTGGCCCGAGAAAACCTGCAAGCGCTGCGGGATGTCGGCCATCAGGTGCTGATCGACGACTTCGGCACCGGCTATTGCAGCCTCGCCTACCTGCAAACCTTGCCAGTGGACTGCCTGAAGATCGACAAGGCCTTCATCGACGCCCTCGGCCATGACGCCGCCAGCAGCGGTGTCGCGCCGCACATCATTCACATGGCTCAGGCGCTGGATCTTAAAGTGATCGCCGAAGGGATCGAATACGAATCCCAGGCCGAGCTGCTGAGCAGCGAAGGGGTGAAGTTCGGTCAGGGCTGGCTGTTCGCCCACGCCTTGAGCGCGGTGCAGTTCATCGAGCTGATTACCCGTGGACGGCGGCTCGCCGGGCGTCGACTCGACGACGAAGCCTAG
- a CDS encoding N-acetylmuramoyl-L-alanine amidase, with product MKFFTLLASLLLLAGCASGPRFDTSHPSVNHDSRVQFVIVHYTSASLERSLQLLTHGEVSSHYLIGDDKNATIYKLMDENLRAWHAGESEWQGRTWLNSSSIGIEIVNPGFKDTPTGRLWYPYSEAQVQSLIVLLKDISKRQGISPRHIIGHSDIAPLRKLDPGPLFPWKRLAAEGLGLWPNEQAVARQQAQFDAELPSITWFQSQLARLGYSTPQTGELDVATRHVLAAFQMHYRPTRFDGTPDAQTAALLLVLNQTK from the coding sequence ATGAAATTTTTTACCCTCCTCGCGTCGCTACTCTTACTGGCCGGTTGTGCCAGCGGCCCGCGTTTTGACACCAGCCATCCTTCGGTCAATCACGACAGTCGCGTGCAGTTTGTGATCGTGCACTACACCTCCGCCTCGCTCGAGCGTTCACTGCAATTGCTGACCCACGGCGAAGTCAGCAGCCATTACCTGATCGGCGACGACAAGAACGCCACCATCTACAAGCTGATGGACGAGAACCTTCGCGCCTGGCACGCCGGCGAAAGCGAATGGCAAGGCCGTACCTGGCTCAACTCCAGCTCGATCGGCATCGAAATCGTCAATCCGGGTTTCAAGGACACACCGACCGGTCGCCTCTGGTATCCCTACAGCGAAGCTCAGGTGCAATCGCTGATCGTCCTGCTCAAGGACATCAGCAAACGCCAGGGCATCAGCCCGCGCCATATCATCGGCCACAGCGACATCGCTCCGCTGCGCAAGCTCGACCCGGGGCCGTTGTTCCCCTGGAAGCGTTTGGCGGCCGAAGGGCTGGGGCTCTGGCCCAACGAGCAAGCCGTGGCACGCCAGCAGGCGCAGTTCGACGCCGAGCTGCCGAGCATCACCTGGTTCCAGAGCCAACTGGCGCGCCTGGGCTACTCGACGCCACAGACCGGCGAGCTGGATGTGGCGACCCGTCATGTGCTCGCGGCCTTCCAGATGCACTACCGCCCGACGCGCTTTGACGGCACGCCGGATGCGCAAACGGCAGCGTTGCTGCTGGTGTTGAATCAGACAAAATAA
- a CDS encoding diguanylate cyclase — MSDEAQRWKEKYLKSIEQQEKLERRWDARLDLLRRGLVRSTLAAEGTDRVVDQCMKEMRDVVRTDDMDAGLAALLPRLEKAVLDSEQRRETRIEQVSTALTALVTQLQSLPLPRDVAQPLKKFAKQLDGRVSQAREMPLLLSELSGLQGKALSQLETPAEPGRPGLLQRLFGSRDNEETLATAPQPAVATPPAQPEQPPVTHETAPLQETSVTTTEPVAPAPVSQAPIAAPVAEPAKTPEPAPEYHSEPEVVAFEPARILTESPSAPSDPKPIEPEPEPEAFTPPPVFAPAVPAAINPDELIHPGDTPPPVILDSLPLPEPIAQALAAIDPEQSEHDILYALPDSPEPSYSSVAKHIEDTLIGLLDDLTLPERHRPQAEAMRDRLKNGLNWYELLPILDDLATLMLAITDSGQHEFEAYLQQLNERLEAFQSNLQAASEGHADNSSAARAMDTQIREQVDGLQNSVQEAADLDDLKQVLENHLEGLLGTMDQHQKQRDAREQEVAGRLKSLAERVAHMEQEALGYREHLEEQRQKALIDPLTGLPNRAAWTERLEHEIAQWQQHGNTLSLAMLDLDHFKRINDNYGHLAGDKVLKIIATVLRKRLRGSDFIARFGGEEFVLLLPATPSAVGAKLLETLRASIEACPFHFKGERVTITVSMGLAAFRPGEHSDLVLKRADQALYRAKNAGRNRVELG, encoded by the coding sequence ATGAGCGACGAAGCCCAGCGCTGGAAAGAGAAATACCTCAAAAGCATCGAACAACAGGAAAAGCTTGAACGTCGATGGGACGCCCGGCTCGACCTGCTGCGTCGTGGTCTGGTGCGCAGCACCCTGGCGGCGGAAGGCACTGATCGCGTGGTCGATCAGTGCATGAAAGAGATGCGCGACGTGGTGCGCACCGATGACATGGACGCCGGCCTCGCCGCCCTGCTGCCGCGCCTGGAAAAAGCCGTGCTCGATTCCGAGCAGCGCCGGGAAACCCGGATCGAACAGGTCAGCACCGCACTGACTGCGCTGGTCACTCAACTGCAATCCCTGCCCCTGCCCCGCGATGTGGCCCAGCCGCTGAAGAAATTCGCCAAGCAGCTGGACGGCCGGGTGAGTCAGGCAAGGGAAATGCCGCTGCTGCTCAGCGAACTCAGCGGTCTGCAGGGTAAGGCCTTGAGCCAACTGGAGACGCCGGCAGAACCGGGACGCCCAGGATTGTTGCAGCGTCTGTTCGGCAGCCGCGACAACGAGGAAACGCTTGCCACGGCGCCCCAGCCTGCCGTGGCCACACCACCAGCCCAGCCAGAGCAACCGCCCGTCACGCATGAAACTGCGCCCTTGCAGGAAACGTCTGTAACGACCACCGAACCGGTCGCCCCTGCGCCCGTCAGCCAAGCACCTATCGCCGCCCCCGTGGCCGAACCAGCGAAAACTCCAGAGCCAGCGCCCGAGTACCATTCTGAGCCGGAGGTGGTGGCCTTTGAGCCGGCCAGAATCCTCACCGAATCCCCCTCAGCCCCCAGCGATCCAAAACCCATCGAGCCAGAGCCGGAGCCGGAGGCTTTCACGCCTCCACCGGTTTTCGCGCCCGCAGTGCCGGCAGCCATCAACCCGGACGAACTGATCCACCCCGGCGATACCCCGCCGCCCGTGATCCTCGACAGCCTGCCCCTGCCCGAACCCATCGCTCAGGCATTGGCTGCAATCGATCCCGAGCAATCCGAACACGACATTCTCTACGCCCTGCCGGACTCGCCGGAACCGTCCTACAGCTCGGTCGCCAAACACATCGAAGACACGCTGATCGGGTTGCTGGACGACCTGACCTTGCCGGAGCGCCACCGCCCGCAAGCCGAAGCCATGCGCGACCGGCTGAAAAATGGTCTGAACTGGTACGAACTGTTGCCGATCCTCGACGATCTTGCGACTTTGATGCTGGCTATTACCGACAGCGGCCAGCACGAATTCGAAGCCTACCTGCAGCAACTCAATGAACGCCTCGAAGCATTTCAGAGCAACCTGCAGGCCGCCAGCGAAGGCCACGCCGACAACAGCTCCGCGGCGCGGGCGATGGACACGCAGATCCGCGAGCAAGTCGACGGCTTGCAGAACAGCGTGCAGGAAGCGGCCGATCTGGATGATCTCAAGCAAGTGCTGGAAAACCACCTCGAAGGCCTGCTCGGCACCATGGATCAGCACCAGAAGCAACGTGACGCCCGGGAACAGGAAGTCGCCGGACGCCTGAAAAGCCTGGCCGAGCGCGTGGCGCACATGGAGCAGGAAGCGCTAGGCTATCGCGAACACCTTGAAGAGCAGCGCCAGAAAGCCCTGATCGATCCGCTAACCGGCCTGCCCAACCGCGCCGCCTGGACCGAACGGCTCGAACATGAAATTGCCCAATGGCAGCAGCACGGCAACACCCTGAGCCTGGCCATGCTCGACCTCGACCACTTCAAACGAATCAACGACAACTACGGCCACCTGGCCGGCGACAAGGTGTTGAAGATCATCGCGACCGTGCTGCGCAAACGCCTGCGTGGCAGCGATTTCATCGCGCGTTTCGGCGGTGAAGAGTTTGTCTTGCTGCTTCCGGCGACCCCATCAGCGGTCGGCGCCAAACTCCTGGAAACCCTGCGCGCCTCCATCGAAGCCTGTCCGTTTCACTTCAAGGGCGAGCGCGTCACGATCACGGTGTCCATGGGACTGGCTGCGTTCCGGCCGGGAGAACACAGCGATCTGGTGCTCAAAAGAGCCGATCAGGCGCTTTACCGGGCGAAAAACGCAGGACGCAACCGGGTGGAGCTGGGCTGA
- a CDS encoding endonuclease/exonuclease/phosphatase family protein yields the protein MRRWGTERVVGLHDPQVNEHHLESTGLPADSRLRLLSFNIQVGISTERYRHYLTRSWQHLLPHPGRSSNLQKIGNLLGDFDLVALQEADGGSLRSGYVNQVEHLAQLGAFPYWYQQLNRNLGRLAQHSNGVLSRLRPWAIEDHPLPGPKGRGAILVRFGEGPEALVVVMMHLALGARVRSMQLAYIRELIGGYKHQVLMGDMNTHASDLLQHSPLRDLGLLAPQLEATFPSWRPQRCLDHILLSPTLTLEKVEVLAQPISDHLPVAVEIRLPGSLTADALPALSTALRGTPE from the coding sequence ATGCGCCGCTGGGGAACCGAACGCGTCGTTGGCCTGCATGATCCGCAGGTCAACGAGCATCACTTGGAATCGACGGGCCTGCCCGCAGACAGCCGTCTGCGCTTGCTCAGCTTCAATATTCAGGTCGGCATCAGCACCGAGCGCTATCGGCACTATCTGACCCGCAGCTGGCAGCATCTGCTGCCGCACCCCGGGCGCTCCAGCAATCTGCAAAAGATCGGCAATCTGCTCGGCGACTTCGATCTGGTCGCCCTGCAGGAAGCCGATGGCGGCAGCCTGCGTTCGGGCTACGTAAACCAGGTCGAGCACCTGGCCCAGCTAGGCGCCTTCCCCTACTGGTATCAACAACTCAATCGCAACCTTGGCCGACTGGCCCAGCACAGCAATGGCGTGCTCAGTCGCCTGCGGCCGTGGGCGATCGAAGACCACCCGCTGCCGGGTCCGAAAGGACGCGGGGCAATTCTGGTGCGTTTCGGCGAAGGCCCGGAAGCACTGGTAGTGGTGATGATGCACCTGGCGCTCGGCGCCCGGGTCCGCAGCATGCAACTGGCTTATATCCGCGAGCTGATCGGCGGCTACAAGCATCAGGTGCTGATGGGCGACATGAACACCCACGCCAGCGATCTGCTGCAACATTCGCCGTTGCGCGACCTCGGCCTGCTGGCCCCGCAACTCGAAGCGACATTCCCCAGCTGGCGCCCCCAGCGCTGCCTGGACCATATCCTGCTCAGCCCGACCCTGACCCTGGAAAAGGTCGAAGTGCTGGCACAACCGATTTCCGATCACCTGCCGGTCGCGGTAGAGATTCGTCTGCCGGGTTCGCTTACGGCCGATGCATTGCCCGCGTTGAGCACTGCCCTTCGCGGAACCCCTGAATGA
- a CDS encoding thiol:disulfide interchange protein DsbA/DsbL, with protein sequence MRNLIISAALVAASLFGVTAQAAEAPAAPYVELSNPVPVAVPGKIEVVELFWYGCPHCYAFEPVINPWVEKLPSDVNFVRIPAMFGGPWDAHGQMFLTLEAMGVEHNVHAAVFNAIQKEHKKLTDKNDMADFLATQGVDKDKFLATFDSFAIKGQIVKARELAKKYEISGVPTMIVNGKYRFDIGSAGGAEQALKLADQLVAKERATNKAAAN encoded by the coding sequence ATGCGTAATCTGATCATCAGCGCCGCCCTCGTCGCTGCCAGCCTGTTCGGCGTGACCGCCCAGGCCGCCGAAGCCCCTGCTGCCCCTTACGTCGAGCTGAGCAACCCGGTGCCGGTCGCCGTGCCTGGCAAGATCGAAGTGGTCGAACTGTTCTGGTATGGCTGCCCGCACTGCTACGCGTTCGAGCCGGTGATCAATCCATGGGTTGAAAAACTGCCGTCCGACGTCAACTTCGTGCGCATCCCTGCAATGTTCGGTGGCCCGTGGGACGCTCACGGTCAGATGTTCCTGACCCTGGAAGCCATGGGCGTCGAGCACAACGTGCACGCTGCCGTATTCAACGCGATCCAGAAAGAACACAAGAAACTGACCGACAAGAACGACATGGCCGACTTCCTCGCCACTCAAGGCGTGGACAAGGACAAGTTCCTGGCGACCTTCGATTCGTTCGCCATCAAGGGGCAGATCGTGAAAGCCCGCGAACTGGCCAAGAAGTATGAAATCTCCGGCGTTCCAACCATGATCGTCAACGGCAAGTACCGCTTCGACATCGGCTCTGCCGGCGGCGCCGAACAAGCGCTGAAACTGGCTGACCAACTGGTGGCCAAAGAGCGAGCGACCAACAAGGCAGCCGCCAACTAA
- a CDS encoding c-type cytochrome, whose amino-acid sequence MNKLIVSLLLTVGISGFAHAAGDAAAGQAKAAVCGACHGPDGNSMAPNFPKLAGQGERYLTKQLHDIKSGKRTVLEMTGLLTNLSDQDLADIAAYFASQKGSVGAADPKIVARGEALFRGGNLEKGLPACTGCHSPNGAGNAAAGFPHLGGQHAQYIAKQLTDFRKEEAGRNNDGDAMTMRTIARKLSDEDIAAVSSYIQGLH is encoded by the coding sequence ATGAACAAACTGATCGTGAGTCTGCTGTTGACCGTGGGAATCTCAGGCTTCGCCCATGCTGCCGGTGATGCAGCCGCAGGCCAGGCGAAAGCCGCCGTATGCGGCGCCTGCCATGGCCCGGATGGCAACAGCATGGCGCCAAACTTTCCAAAGCTGGCCGGACAGGGTGAACGCTACCTGACCAAGCAATTGCATGACATCAAGTCGGGCAAGCGCACCGTTCTGGAAATGACCGGCCTGCTGACCAACCTGAGCGATCAGGACCTGGCCGACATCGCCGCCTACTTCGCCAGCCAGAAAGGCAGCGTCGGCGCCGCCGATCCGAAGATCGTCGCTCGCGGTGAAGCCCTGTTCCGTGGCGGCAACCTCGAGAAAGGCCTGCCAGCCTGCACCGGTTGCCACTCGCCCAACGGCGCCGGCAACGCAGCCGCCGGCTTCCCGCACCTGGGTGGCCAACACGCTCAGTACATCGCCAAGCAGCTGACCGATTTCCGCAAGGAAGAAGCCGGTCGCAACAACGACGGCGACGCGATGACCATGCGCACCATCGCTCGCAAGCTGAGCGATGAAGACATCGCAGCAGTCTCCAGCTACATTCAGGGCCTGCACTAA
- a CDS encoding c-type cytochrome: MTKWLLAAGVLMPLYSAQATQDPEAVYNRVCGACHSGQLPMAPERGDQEAWTPRLAKGMETLVQHVTQGFKAMPPRGLCMDCSAEDYQALILWMSESKPGP; encoded by the coding sequence ATGACGAAATGGCTGCTGGCTGCCGGAGTCTTGATGCCGCTTTACAGCGCACAGGCTACACAGGATCCGGAAGCCGTGTACAACCGTGTTTGTGGAGCCTGTCATTCCGGCCAACTACCCATGGCGCCCGAAAGAGGCGATCAGGAAGCTTGGACGCCGAGGTTGGCGAAAGGTATGGAGACGCTGGTGCAACACGTGACCCAGGGTTTCAAGGCGATGCCGCCGCGTGGTTTGTGCATGGACTGCAGTGCCGAGGATTACCAGGCCCTCATCCTCTGGATGAGCGAGAGTAAGCCCGGTCCATAA
- the yihA gene encoding ribosome biogenesis GTP-binding protein YihA/YsxC: MQLKNPILGLCQQSTFMLSAAKVDQCPDDEGFEVAFAGRSNAGKSSALNTLTHASLARTSKTPGRTQLLNFFKLDDERRLVDLPGYGYAKVPIPLKQHWQRHLEAYLGGRESLKGLILMMDIRHPMTDFDLLMLDWAVAAGMPMHILLTKADKLTYGAAKNTLLKVQSEIRKGWGDQVTIQLFSAPKRMGLEEAYTVLAGWMELADKGAEAAAEAE, translated from the coding sequence ATGCAACTCAAGAATCCCATCCTCGGCCTGTGCCAACAGTCCACGTTCATGCTCAGTGCCGCCAAAGTCGATCAGTGTCCCGACGACGAAGGCTTCGAAGTGGCGTTCGCCGGTCGATCCAACGCCGGTAAATCCAGCGCGCTGAACACTCTGACTCACGCCAGCCTGGCGCGCACCTCGAAAACCCCGGGTCGCACACAGCTGTTGAACTTCTTCAAGCTAGACGATGAACGGCGTCTGGTCGACCTCCCGGGCTACGGTTATGCAAAAGTACCGATCCCGCTCAAGCAACACTGGCAGCGTCACCTTGAGGCTTACCTCGGTGGCCGCGAGAGTTTGAAGGGTTTGATTCTGATGATGGACATCCGTCATCCAATGACCGACTTCGACCTGCTGATGCTCGACTGGGCCGTTGCGGCCGGCATGCCGATGCACATCCTGCTGACCAAGGCCGACAAACTGACCTACGGCGCAGCCAAGAACACGCTGCTCAAGGTGCAGTCGGAAATCCGTAAAGGGTGGGGCGATCAGGTAACGATCCAGCTGTTCTCAGCCCCGAAACGCATGGGCCTGGAAGAGGCCTACACTGTGTTGGCGGGCTGGATGGAACTGGCAGATAAAGGCGCGGAAGCGGCGGCCGAGGCAGAATAA
- the polA gene encoding DNA polymerase I: protein MSQAPLVLVDGSSYLYRAFHALPPLTTSKGLPTGAVKGVLNMLKSLRKQYPDSPFAVVFDAKGGTFRDEMYAEYKANRPSMPDDMRVQIEPLHQSVIALGFPLLCVEGVEADDVIGTLARSSAAADRPVIISTGDKDMAQLVDGHITLVNTMSGSSMDVEGVKEKFGVAPEQIIDYLALMGDSSDNIPGVPGIGPKTASGLLVGVNGGLTELYAQLDIVPSLPIRGAKTLPAKLEEHKEMAFLSYQLATIKVDVPLDIGLDDLQMGPEDSARLLELYTLLEFKSWINDLERDAKRLELSAATEPAPAGDLFSAPAEEEVPAASAEAAYETILDQARFDVWLEKLKNAKLFAFDTETTGIDAQQAQLVGLSFAVQANEAAYIPLTHSYIGVPEQMDRDTVLRALKPILEDPNKLKVGQHAKFDMNILANCAIGGDQNEGITVRGIAFDTMLESYVLNSTATRHDMDSLAQKYLDHTTVSFQDIAGKGAKQLTFDQIALEQAGPYAAEDADVTLRLHQTLFEKLSAIPSLASVLTDIEIPLVPVLARIERQGAFVDAELLGIQSIELGNKMVALEREAFEIAGEEFNLGSPKQLGVILYEKLGLPVLKKTAKGQPSTAEEVLAKLAEDDHRLPKVLMEHRSMSKLKSTYTDRLPEQINPRTGRIHTSYHQAVASTGRLSSSDPNLQNIPVRTAEGRRIRQAFVAPEGYKLLAADYSQIELRIMAHLSRDEGLMNAFRNNLDVHTATAAEVFKVELNEVSSDQRRGAKAINFGLIYGMGAQKLGKDIGVDTKTAKAYIDTYFARYPGVREYMDRTRAQAADQGFVETIFGRRLYLPDINSNKPQERAAAERTAINAPMQGTAADIIKKAMVAVDNWLSASGLDAKVILQVHDELVLEVREDVVDQVREEIRMHMSEAAKLDVPLLVEVGVGNNWDEAH, encoded by the coding sequence ATGAGCCAAGCCCCCCTCGTCCTGGTGGACGGTTCGTCTTACCTGTACCGCGCCTTTCACGCGCTGCCACCGCTGACCACCTCCAAAGGCCTGCCGACCGGTGCGGTCAAAGGCGTGCTGAACATGCTCAAGAGCCTGCGCAAGCAGTATCCGGACAGCCCGTTCGCCGTGGTGTTCGACGCCAAGGGTGGGACATTTCGCGATGAGATGTACGCCGAATACAAGGCCAACCGCCCAAGCATGCCCGACGATATGCGCGTACAGATCGAGCCGCTGCACCAGAGCGTGATCGCCCTCGGTTTCCCGCTGCTGTGCGTCGAAGGCGTCGAGGCCGATGACGTGATCGGCACCCTGGCCCGCAGCAGCGCGGCCGCCGATCGCCCGGTGATCATTTCCACCGGTGACAAGGACATGGCGCAACTGGTCGACGGCCACATTACCTTGGTCAACACAATGTCCGGTAGCTCGATGGACGTGGAGGGCGTGAAGGAGAAATTCGGCGTCGCTCCGGAGCAGATCATCGATTATCTGGCCCTGATGGGCGATTCTTCCGACAACATCCCTGGCGTTCCGGGCATCGGTCCAAAGACCGCGTCCGGCCTGCTGGTGGGTGTCAACGGCGGCCTGACCGAGCTGTATGCGCAGCTCGACATCGTGCCGTCCCTGCCGATTCGCGGGGCCAAGACGCTGCCGGCCAAGCTCGAAGAACACAAGGAGATGGCCTTCCTCTCCTATCAGCTGGCGACCATCAAGGTCGACGTGCCGCTGGATATCGGCCTCGACGACCTGCAAATGGGCCCGGAAGATTCGGCCAGACTGCTTGAGCTCTACACCCTGCTGGAGTTCAAGAGCTGGATCAACGATCTGGAGCGGGACGCCAAGCGTCTGGAGCTGAGCGCTGCCACCGAGCCTGCGCCGGCCGGCGATCTGTTCAGCGCGCCTGCCGAAGAAGAAGTGCCTGCCGCTTCGGCTGAAGCCGCGTACGAAACCATCCTCGATCAGGCGCGATTCGACGTCTGGCTGGAAAAGCTGAAGAACGCCAAGCTGTTTGCCTTCGACACCGAAACCACCGGCATCGACGCCCAGCAGGCGCAACTGGTCGGCTTGTCTTTCGCAGTGCAGGCCAACGAAGCGGCCTACATCCCGCTGACTCACTCCTACATCGGCGTGCCGGAACAGATGGATCGCGACACTGTGTTGCGCGCGCTCAAGCCGATCCTCGAAGACCCGAACAAGCTCAAGGTCGGCCAGCACGCCAAGTTCGATATGAACATCCTGGCCAATTGCGCCATCGGTGGTGATCAGAATGAAGGCATCACCGTGCGCGGAATTGCCTTCGACACGATGCTTGAGTCCTACGTGCTCAACTCCACCGCCACCCGCCACGACATGGACAGCCTGGCGCAGAAGTACCTGGATCACACCACCGTGAGTTTCCAGGACATCGCCGGCAAAGGCGCCAAACAACTGACCTTCGACCAGATCGCCCTGGAACAGGCCGGGCCTTACGCCGCCGAAGATGCCGACGTGACCCTGCGCCTGCACCAGACGCTGTTCGAGAAGTTGAGCGCCATCCCGAGTCTGGCCAGCGTGCTGACCGACATCGAAATCCCGCTGGTGCCGGTGCTCGCTCGCATCGAGCGCCAGGGCGCGTTCGTCGACGCTGAACTGCTCGGCATCCAGAGCATTGAGCTGGGCAACAAAATGGTCGCGCTGGAGCGTGAAGCCTTCGAGATCGCCGGTGAAGAATTCAACCTCGGTTCGCCGAAGCAACTGGGCGTGATCCTCTACGAAAAACTCGGCCTGCCAGTGCTGAAGAAGACCGCCAAAGGCCAGCCGTCCACCGCCGAAGAAGTGCTGGCGAAACTGGCCGAGGACGATCACCGCTTGCCGAAAGTGTTGATGGAACACCGTTCCATGAGCAAGCTGAAGAGCACCTATACCGATCGCCTGCCGGAGCAGATCAACCCGCGTACCGGGCGTATCCACACTTCGTACCATCAGGCCGTTGCGTCGACCGGTCGCCTGTCGTCGAGCGATCCGAATCTGCAGAACATCCCGGTGCGCACCGCTGAAGGCCGGCGCATCCGTCAGGCCTTCGTTGCGCCGGAAGGCTACAAACTGCTGGCGGCGGACTACTCGCAGATCGAACTGCGGATCATGGCCCACCTGTCCCGCGACGAAGGCCTGATGAACGCCTTCCGCAACAACCTGGACGTGCACACCGCCACCGCGGCCGAAGTGTTCAAGGTCGAGCTCAATGAGGTGTCGTCCGACCAGCGCCGTGGCGCCAAGGCGATCAACTTCGGTCTGATCTACGGCATGGGCGCGCAGAAGCTGGGCAAGGACATCGGCGTCGACACCAAGACCGCCAAGGCCTACATCGACACCTACTTCGCGCGTTATCCGGGCGTTCGTGAATACATGGATCGCACCCGCGCCCAGGCAGCGGATCAGGGTTTCGTGGAAACGATCTTCGGTCGTCGCCTGTATCTGCCGGACATCAACTCAAACAAGCCTCAGGAACGCGCTGCCGCCGAGCGCACGGCAATCAACGCGCCGATGCAGGGCACCGCAGCGGACATCATCAAGAAAGCCATGGTGGCGGTGGATAACTGGCTGAGCGCTTCGGGGCTGGACGCCAAAGTCATCCTGCAGGTGCACGACGAACTGGTGCTGGAGGTTCGCGAGGACGTGGTGGATCAGGTTCGCGAAGAAATTCGCATGCACATGAGCGAGGCGGCAAAACTGGATGTGCCGTTGCTGGTGGAAGTGGGGGTTGGCAACAACTGGGACGAGGCACACTGA
- a CDS encoding DUF2782 domain-containing protein, with translation MRTLNRLLLVSLIAVSPLAAIAADDAPSSEPEVTISTHTEGDKVIQEYSRSGFVYAIKVTPKGGKPYFLVRADGTDANYIRSDQPDMLIPSWEIFTWK, from the coding sequence ATGCGTACGTTAAATCGCTTGCTGCTGGTCAGTCTGATTGCTGTCTCACCGCTGGCCGCGATCGCGGCGGATGATGCGCCATCGTCGGAGCCGGAAGTTACCATTAGCACGCACACGGAAGGCGACAAGGTCATTCAGGAATACAGCCGGAGTGGATTCGTGTATGCGATCAAGGTCACACCGAAGGGCGGCAAACCCTATTTCCTCGTGCGCGCCGATGGTACGGACGCGAACTACATCCGTTCCGACCAGCCGGATATGCTGATTCCGTCGTGGGAAATCTTTACCTGGAAGTAA